Part of the Cryptomeria japonica unplaced genomic scaffold, Sugi_1.0 HiC_scaffold_308, whole genome shotgun sequence genome, ttaagaacaatcttatcatattgcctaaaaagactgcatggggatgggaatttgtagcgtcataaattgtatgcacttgctagggtggtacaatttcacacctagtttagcacccgccttggcgcatttttcattttgcattgcatttcccctttagcacttaattaatcaaattaattaggtctaaggttctatttcatcatctccacatcataaagtcgggccctttttcattaaagtgtgcccctttcattttattcctccaatacatcatttaatcaaaaaccctaattaggtcctattttgaacttaggggcttgatttcaggggtcaaaacatctcgaaatcacctgtaacttcaggattctctctaaaatcatcatatccgacagccctgaaaatttggtgaaaagttgttgggaccatggcgcccggagtgcacacggtcccgaacatttttcttgaaattttaggagcacaatccaatcataaaataaagcttaaccccaagaaattggtgggagattcaatctctaggtcggccaaaagatggaattaagacctagggtttcatacataagagctctctttcttcatttgaaaggatcaaaattttggtttcaggaacctcatatgcagcaaaagagcagatctttgaagacttgagcaacattcaacattcattcatcaataattcatcaatttcattcatccacttagggcttggaagacattgaaaagcaataggggatcactgactgaagattggcttgtacccctcccttggggttgggtatgatttcatgttgttttcatgtctttgcatgagcttcattatatcatttgcattcatgctttagatcactttgcatcttgatttggagcattcacattatcatttacaagcaattagggtttactttctaggttgctctagtttgcttactcgcattttaggatcttgcacacacacaaggtctgcacacacattactgttacaatacaacttggctattcgtggaggtggaaatcaccaaagcgagggtttgactaaggcaaaaccctatatagccgcctaaaacaccttttcagatataagtgcagatttcgggattcagacgacgccgcaagttgcagatccggaagaagcagacggagaccgaaccatacaccaagttttagagaaaaagaccaggacaggggcgtggggcgccctggtcctgctaggataggggcgctgggcgtcctggtccctaggacaaaggtgctgggcgccctggtccctctgtcaaacAGCAAGTTTTCGGCAGTtcggacagctttccaggttgcaagacagtagtttcaggagcagttttaggggcagagtcaggacagtggcgcccgcgcccctgtcccaaaaattttcactcagattttgactccgagtacgcatttgcattcttgtctagtccttgtgtttacagctttccatagtttaagttcaattctgcaatcttgttattagttcatacttgcactttggggttagggattgaacttgcatcattttatctttcaattacaacaaatgaatagaaatcctaataggtagcctgtggctctctctttcacaaaaagaagtagccaattgtgtgatacctctaggctctttcgtattccacaatgtgtgtcaaaagttaggattagggtttttgattaaatgatgtattggagaaataaaatgaaaggggcacactttaatgaaaaagggcccgactttatgatgtggaagatgatgaaatagaaccttagacctaattaatttgattaattaagtgctaaaggggaaatgcaatgcaaaatgcaaaatgcttcccacagggctttgcaacttcacattgtgagtgtgcccctgttacaaatgaattgtactttaatcgacatagatggtctatgatggcttttttgtaagactatatggttttattacatatattgtactttaatcgacatataacaatatccaaggggtggttggcatgagcttgaatatggtaagttgtatgcatcttgaagttgaatatgatatgttgtatacatcttgaagttgaactttgattagactttgtcagcatttgatgaatcataaatgtcatgtttcattattaatcttgtgagtgtgaggtgtaggaataataactaattgagaacatcaattcaaatccataatatagaggatactaatttatttattgtagtttagtgcagaacttatttattttttctaataatgaaataggtacaactgtattgagataaaatgaagcttttatGAAGATGTcgcattggcaaattggtctatattataatacacaagacataagtaaaatcaaaacacTCTCGTCAAATCCTTTCAAATTCTATGTTAACTTTTGACTCATTACTGTATgttgggagagggaagagtgtgtggcttcagggtacagttttggacttgatgcatattgcataaatctcaaggcttcaacttgattatcattaaaggtttctaattgtttacaaaatatcctttcatatcccttcatggatgtcacatgcgtagggtatgaccctgagcgttcaatcgagtggggggaaaaataggagcatgcgtagggtaataatggttaactggacatgttagagccaatggttcatcatcacaatgagcaaaaggagaaatcggccatgcaacaacattccattgagtgagactgacgattttttcaccaaccaaaaaattgctgccctaataaaaccgtagggcaaattgaaaaactgagataggatttcgtagggacccctcttgtggccccataggttcaaacagatcatttttaggtgccatggattccaagttagggcccatcaaagtttgataattttgagcacttagggcactcaagggacgacgccggtagggtatgaccccaagcgtttgatTGAGTGgaagggaaaaataggagcatgcgtagggtaataatgcctaactggacatgttggagccgatggttcatcatcacaacaagcagaaggagaaattggccacacgacaacattccattgagtgagactgacgattttttcgccaaccaaaaaattgctgctttaataaaatcgtagggcaacttcaaaaactgagataggctttcatagggacccctctcatggcctcataggttcaaacggatcattcacaggtgccacatatttcaagttagggcctgtcaaagtttgacaattttgagcacttagggcgctcaagggatgacgctggtagggtatgaccccgagcgtttgatcgagtggggggggaaaataggagcatgtgcagggtaataatgcctaaatggacatgtcggaGTTGACGGTTTGTCATTGCGACGAGCATattgagaaatcggccatgcgacaacattccattgagtgagactgacgattttttcgccaaccgaaaaatttctgccctaataaaatcgtaaggcaacatgaaaaactgagatagacttttgtagggacccctctcgtggcctcttAGGTTTAAACATAatgtttgcaggtgccacggattccgagttagggcccgtcaaagtttgacaattttgagcacttagggagctcaagggacgacactggtagggtatgaccccgagcgtttgatcaagtggggaggaaaaataggagcatgcgtagggtaataatgcctaactggacatgtcggatctgacggttcatcatcacgacgagcagaatgagaaatcggccatgtgacaacattccattgagtgagactaacgatttttttgccaaccaaaaaattgttgccctaataaaactccgAGCGTTCAACCGAGGTGGgaggcaaaataggaccatgcatagggtaataatgaattgtatcaagtatttttcattaaatgaattgtattgttcatgaaatgtattgttcattgaatgaattgtattgtattgttgattaaatgaattgtattgttcataaattgtattgttcattataaaaacaacacttacgatgaaatgaaatgaattgtatttttcattaaatagccattattaaccattgttaattattggaatgaagattaaagatttccatgataacaccacgcacagatgagcaacaatttatatgatcgaatatcaacttttgtatatataaaaatgtcaaatgattacaaatgtatgtccatacataaatatggcataaatgccaactgaaacaaaataaaaattggatatccgatttgcataggtaattaccaggccagggtgtactgacacccaagccaagcaaaaagtcaacacggattttcgcgtttttaggtgagtgaagaaggctatttttcacatcgccactttttggccccccttgatcctacactaacccataTGGACATAGCTTTTTGAATTTGGCAAAAGGAAGAACTCTCCCAATACCACCATTTCTTGTCCTTTTCCTAGAATTAGTTTTCCTAACCCTTTCTCAGTCACTCTTACTATTTTTCCTTGGAATAGACTAAATATGGGAGATGACCTCATCTAAATAGAGCCATATAATTGTGATAGGTTCAAGTTAAATGGTAATCTCTAGCTTGATGTTGTGAAAGGTAACCTTGCATCCTATGTTGAGGGTatgaagggttttgacccttctCTCTTGAAACAGTTTGCTTAGTCCTATAATTAGGGAAACATTAGTATTAGGGATGTGGCTTAAGAACCTCATCTATGGAGTCTATTGCTACTACTACTAGTCTCATTGCGGAAGGTATGACCTTCCCTAAAAAACTTAAGGGACAATACCAAACTAATTTCAAGAGGTTCCTAGAGCCAAGTGAAAATTTTGCTCGCCTGCAAAATGGTTTCAACATAGAAGATATTCAAACATTTCCACTCCTAGTTATTTTCAATCATAAATCATCTTAGGTACAGTTTGAAAATGAACTCCCCTTGCTAGATGTTTTCTTGTATTTCCTAGTCTGTTGTTGTGGCTAATTCCATGAATGTTCTCCCCTTGTATTAGGGGTTAATCCTAAGTCTTTATAATTTCCATGTGGCTTTGGCCCCTACTACTGGGCCCTCCATTGGTCATGGAGCTTTCTCAAATCCCTAATTGAAAGGTCAACCCTAGTGTGAGGACTACCCCCAAGTCTAAAGGGATACCTACCCATGTTAATCCCAACCAATCTACCAAAAAGAAGAACTTCCTTGCCTCTCCTCttaaaaaaactatttttaaaGTGCAAGATGAGGAGGAATTTGCTTCTAAAGACTTAATTTCTTCTTGTTCCACAAACTCTAAGTGAACCGTGAACAACCACGATGTGAAATTTTTTGCCCCTTCTTCACCTTCTTCAAGGgttcccttcctccctccctcgtCGATTCCCCCAAGAAGTGAGATTTAACAAAAAATATTGAGAAGATTAATGATCTCCGTCATGCCTAAAAtaagcaaaattacatcatttgtTGGCCCCTTGATCAATTTAATATTGCTAAGAATAAAATCAATAGGTTGGAGGATTTGGTCGAGGTTGTCAATAGAGCATTGAGTTGGACAatggaagataaagatgaaagaGTTTAGTTGGAAACTAATGATCTGGTGGAGAGGCTTGAGAAATGCCCCAAGATAATTTGTAGGAGAAAATTAAGGCTCTAAGTGACAACGTGGATTGAAGAGAGAATAGGAAGGGGACAAGTAGGGTTATTATGGAGCTATAGGGCAATCAAGAGACCTTTAAGAGGAAACTAGAAGAGATGGTAGCTCTCAAAAATGAAATGATGAGAAAATTTTTGGTTTCTTTGCAATCTATCCATGAGGAGATTGATAGGAGACATGCGAAGAGGAAGCACTACCTGGATATGACCTTTGACAATGCTTTGGAACCTAGTGAGTACATGGTCAAGGCTACTTTGGAGTCCCCTTCTATCTCTTCAAGTAAAGGTTCAAACAAAAGATTTATCTTTTTCATAGAAAGTGAAAGTACTTCACCAAGATTGGCAAGCTAAAAAAATCCCCACTAGATAGACCTTATGTTTGTGTCTTCTATGAGCGGCATTGGTTTTTGGGTATCCTTTGGTTTCtagtttagtttagttttcttttgttgtttctaTTTGTTAGTTGGTTCTAGTCCCTTTTTGTAAGCTAGTTTGGTTGTTGGATGCTCTCACTCCTCATGAAATCCTTGGTCTTAGCATTATGGCTATTATATAAAGGTTCACGCCTATCCTATTTTATCTAATTAGAACGATTAAATTAttaatgaataaaaaaaaaattatgatttcaaaaagtattgaaaaaatagaaattcaatttttaaaataatctaatacatATTTACAAGATTACATTATATAAACTATTttataaaaatcaattttaaaaatagGTGTTTGAACAAtagtaatattttttaaataaaaatatattgtttTGTTATAATGAGTTGGGAGGATAAATAAGTTTGAAAATAgatattgaaaatatttaaattatgttAAATATCACCTAACATTTTTCGTCATATATATTATGAATATAGTTATTCTTAAGAactcaattttcaaaattttaaccaATTAAATTCAAAACGAAAAATATTTGTAAttactaaatttacaaatttactttaaaaaataatatttttcaataGAAAAACTACTAATTTCTAATTTGTTATCCAATACAATTATTAATAACTAGTTAAATAATAGTTATTACAATAATATTGCCTCATGGCAAAATACTTATAACAAGGTGGTGAAATTAAAGACTACTATTGACTGATTGAGATGACATGGTTTGTGGAGCTAGCATTTCGGGAGTTTAGGAGGAGGCTTCTCCAAACTTGCCAAATTGCCATTGCCATTCTTCACCACGAAGACCATATTCAATCCCCATGTTAGATGATCATCAAAATGACAGTGCACAAACCAAACACCTGCAAAAATCATGGTTTTTCACATATTCTTCAGTTTTTAATTTGAAGATATGCATCATTAATTTTGAGAGAATAATTGAAAGCTATATGTTTTGTCACCTGGATTGTCAGCTTTGAATCTGATAGCAGTCCACCCACCAACAGGAACTCCCACAGTATTCCGTTCTGGTGGATCAACCAAATTGAATGTGAGAGGATCTGTTCGAGCATTGTAGTTACCAAATCCCTCTCCCACAACATAAAAATCATAACCATGAATATGCATTGGATGGTCATCAGGCTGGAAGATATTCGTTGCTTGGAACACCACCTGAACTGTAGCATTATAATTTAGCACTTTAACTTTTGTTCCAGTGATTGGTGACCAAAGACTTCTGGGTATATTGTCACTTGTATAATTAAACACAATTGGTGGGTTTGAAGGAAAATCAGTGGTAAAGACACCATTAATACCAAAATAATAAGCTTGAAGTATGGCTATATCTGGCAGGACAAAAGATACATTGTTCATACTAGCAGTTACTCTGGTATTGTTGGGGCCTTGACAGTTGGTGGTCACGTTAGTTCTACAGGGAAATAAACCAAGTCCTATTGTTATTAGGAGTTTCTCATCAATGTTCTGGGGAGCTTCTATTGGGTGCTCTTTTGAAGCTAGGCTTCGTAATCCTTTATTAAATTTAGTGACAGTTGCAGTGTCATTGTATGTTGGAAATTGTGGAAGAGATGGGGTGGTAGATGAGTGAGAACCCACATAGCTAAGAATGGCAGTTGTTGTGGTGTTATCAAAGAATCCAATAGATTGGGTAGTGTATACATTGGCAACAATGTAGTATTTGGCTATTGCTTGATTGGCGGTGAGAAGAACATCTGCAGTTTGGCCAGGGGTTATAAGCATTATGTCTGTTGTGTATGGTTTTGTGTAGCAAGCATCTAAGGCTACCACTGTGAAATTGTGTGATGCAATCTTAAAAAAGAGGTGATTATTGACTGCAGCATTAACAATACGTAGAAGGTACATTTTTCCTCGTTGTACAGAGATTTTAGTTGTTCCTGCATGTAAGCAGTTAGTTCATCAACTCCATGTTGAGTACCTGACATTAGAGTTCATCTGTAACTGAAAAGTACTCTATACCTGATTTGGAGCAAGAATAGAGATCTCCTGGCTGACCATTGATGAGAAAGGCATCGGATATATTAGGTGCACTTCCTGTTTGAATTAATAGCCTTTCGACCGCTTCAGGATCTTTGTTCCACCATTCTCCTGTTTAAAAAAAGTAGGTCATATTATGGATctctaaagaaaataaaaataaataaaataatcaatctATAAATTAGAGTTGACTTCAATAGTATTcttattaacttaaaatttaataaaGTTGCGTTTAAGGTTGTTCACCTACATGTACTTCTTGATGAGTAGAGTAATGCATCTTGTGTTGCCAAAGTTTCCTTCTCACAAAGATTAGTCCCCTCTTTGAGGTTCTTGGTGTAGGTATAGTCATATTTTTATGGTTTTTATCTATCTTTATATAGAATTTCAGACGTAATAATCATGGTTGGTTTTTATAGCTTCATAGTTTCATTGGTCATCTATTTGTTCACAAACTTCAAAAAAGGTGTtcctaatttattaaataaagaaaATTTTGTTTTTCTCATCAAGAATAAATCTTAGCTATCAAATAGAGAACATCTTAATAAAGAAGGTATTAAATTATAAATGAAGAGCTAGTTCTAAATATCTAAGACATTCTTCATGGTTATTTCATTTTTTCTTATTCAACTTATAACTTTTATTGTTTAATAATTTGATTACCGATCATTTTATCTCATATATTAGTAATGTTCACTTAAAACCTACTATATAGAAACTTCAAAATTTGGTAtattcttactatcctttattttGTTGAATTTGATGTCATTATTTATAATCCTGATATGTacatataaaaaaagaaaaaaacaagataAAAATGAATAAACTTATTTCTAAAAATAAGATGAAATGGAAATAAACAAGCTTTCTTTTTATGACTACTTGTTAGTTCTAAATGTTTGTGACTTCTTTTGGATGAAaagtaattaaaatatatttattctaTTATACATTTACGCACCAAGGGTGGCTACAAAATTAATAACTCGTCCTTTTTTTATGTATACTAAATTTATGTTTTTCTCAAATATTTTCATGAATATAGATGTATATGTTAATAATGTTGTGCTTGATTTTGTCCACTTACAAGTGCTTCTTGATAACTAGAGTAATGTTTTAGTCCATCTACAAATACTAACTTCTCCCTCTTACAAAGATTAGTCCCCTCCTTGAGATTGTTGGCATGAGCATAGCCAAAATGattgtggacatgattatcatgcTTTTTATCTACCCCAACATAGAACTTCAGACATAGTATTCATGGTTGGTCTCCATAGCTTCGCCAAACTTTTGTCTAATCATAGCCTCATGAAAAGGGTACTCCTAATTGATTAGATAATGATGAATTTGTTTCTATTGGTGTTGATTGTATCTCCCACCAAGAATAAAATATAGCTATAAAATAAAGAACATATTAATCAAGAAAGAATTGCTATAAACAAAGAGCTAGTTCTTGATAGCTAAGACCTTTCCCATGGCTATGACCTATCTTTTCCTATTCTACCTAAAAATTTTGATTACTTATCATTTTATCTCCTCTTTTAATATGTTCAATTAAAACTTAACCATatagaaatttcaaaattttgatacctTTATACCATCCTTTATTGTGTCGAGTTTAACGTCACTATCCATATTATTTTCATTTGGATATAATACAATAAAACaagataaaaatgaataaaattttagcagttcaaataaaatgaaatggaaatgagaaAGTGTTATTTCTTCTTCTGTTTTTAACTAATCGATAGTTCTAAACAAAACCCTTATGATCATGAAATACTCTAGCCTCTAGTTATTAAGATAATTCTTGTCAATCATAGCTCTAATTTTACATATATGTTAATGTGTAATGAAATCACACAATTTTTGggtggaaaatataaaaaataatttttttgaattgagTTTAAATTAACAAAATGCATAAATGTCCTTTTTAAAGGACATGTCATTGAGAAATAGGAGGATAGAGAGATTTTTCTTTGAATTGGTGAATAGGTAATTagtaaaaaaattgttttatattgTTGGGTTTTCTTTTTCCTGTATGTGTACATTAAGATATGATTAAATTGCATTAGTACCTTTTAAATCATGTAATCAAGAATTGGAAAGTccatcaatatgattttggtaggCTTACTTTTGTTTAACATATATGGCATCAATGAAAACtactaaatattaaaaaaaaaaaaagacaattttTAATTGAactacaatatttgttgcattttgttagcATAATAACTCGAGTGGAGTTCAAAtcttaatataatttatatattctaGAATTTTTTAGAACATAAAAACTATTTGGGATAGTTGCACTATTAAATTTTCATGGATTAGTTAGGTGTTGAATTGAAGACATCCCATTTGCTACTAGGTTGTTCTACCACTAAACTACAAGCCCTCATGACAATTGGTCCATCTTTATTTGGGTATGACTCATTTTCCAACATCCCCCTTGAGCCAAACAATAGATTCTTATTGATCCTATCTTGGTCTAGTTTTGTTGACCTTGGCTTTTATATCATGTTAAATTTATGGACTAGCTGGGAGGTAAACCTAAGACTTTTTATTTTCTATTGAGAGTGTTGTACCATTGAAGTTATGACAACACAAATACTAACAATAGTATAAACTATATGTgagtaatataatttaaaatataatattaaatgtcATCAACTAACTTGTGTTTTAAATCTTGATCCTATTAGAAAAGTAATTTACAACATAATTGTCACTTTTATATGGATCCATAACTATGTTTAGCACCGAATATGATATATTTATAGCAACTAAATTCAATGAATTCTAATTACTTTAAATCAAGTAAGCTTTCCAAAGTTAGAAAAGTAAAATTTTATCTAATCAATAAGCTAGCAATTATTAGCAAACATACTCAAAAAAATGTGAGATctcaaattctatttatttaagagTTGGAATATTTTATTTTACAACTATTTTATTTCCTACAAACATATATAGACACATAAAAATTAAATCAATTGAGAGTTATTTATTTTATTGGTGAACCATTTTACTTGTAATATTCtataaattgaattttaatttttatgtatatgatcTCAATACAATACTTCATGCTATATTGTCACTAAATGTCTCTCAACATAATACctagtttttctttattttttttccgttaatttttctattttgaaaaaagtGAGTTGTAATGTGAATAGCTATCAAAGCATTCACAAAAAATAATCACATCTATATCTTAAAAAAAATAGAACAAAgagaaaaaaaacataaatatttttctaatatttattaaaatattattttgtctCGATTTCTTTTTTTAGAAATATATACTTAatttgtgaggatattattttaatatatatatttatttgttctaAAGCTATTGAGTTATTGCATAAAAATGTCAAAACAAaagagttttacaaaaaaaaaattaaattacacattttataaaaaattataattagtaGTATATATAACGCATAAGTATTTGTTCCtgaaatttaaatagaagaatactatattaataaaaaacaaatgtaaatgtaaaaaataaaagaaaaacggAGAAAGCAATTAACAATTTACAAAGCTTCCTTGATTCTTTTGGTCGTCTcatattttattgatatatgcttaatgCTTTTTATCTTTCCTTCCCTACAAGAATCTGATGAACCCTTAATCAGAATAATTTATAAAGCTTTCTTTACTAATATAAGagtatttttttaattctaaacaGCAGTGTTATTTTCAGCAAACTTCTATTCATAAAAACAGGGAACTGATATAAAACAGGATATTAGTCTAAAACAGAGGATTTCAACAATTTTGATTACCTAACACGATGGGAAACTCTGAATAGGGTTGAGGAAACGGATAAGAGCTTCCTTTCTTTGGATAGATAACTATTGCTCCGTGAACTGTTGCACGCAGCCACGAGACATGGGCATGCCACCACAAGGTTCCTTCCTGTGCAATAATCCTGAATTTGTACGTATATTTTACTCCTGCTTGAATCGGGCATTGAGTTATATACCCTGCTCCATCAGCCCATGCTGTGCGAATCTGTCTCACTCCATGCCTGAAAAGCAAACGTTTGCAACCAGTTTGTTACCACAAATAGAAAAGTGAAATGATAAGGGCAATAAAACGGAATTTGAAAACGTTTTGCATCAGAAACAGTCTAAATATAGCACGATTTTTATATACAATTAATGATATTAATTTGATTTACTATTAATACTACATACGCCAAGAAACAGCCGTATAGAAGCATAGAAGTGTGACATGTCAGTGTGAAGCATTGAGAGACACGATTTACCAGTGGATGGTGGCATTGT contains:
- the LOC131870241 gene encoding laccase-3-like isoform X2, translated to MLQREHTFITPHLLHGVRQIRTAWADGAGYITQCPIQAGVKYTYKFRIIAQEGTLWWHAHVSWLRATVHGAIVIYPKKGSSYPFPQPYSEFPIVLGEWWNKDPEAVERLLIQTGSAPNISDAFLINGQPGDLYSCSKSGTTKISVQRGKMYLLRIVNAAVNNHLFFKIASHNFTVVALDACYTKPYTTDIMLITPGQTADVLLTANQAIAKYYIVANVYTTQSIGFFDNTTTTAILSYVGSHSSTTPSLPQFPTYNDTATVTKFNKGLRSLASKEHPIEAPQNIDEKLLITIGLGLFPCRTNVTTNCQGPNNTRVTASMNNVSFVLPDIAILQAYYFGINGVFTTDFPSNPPIVFNYTSDNIPRSLWSPITGTKVKVLNYNATVQVVFQATNIFQPDDHPMHIHGYDFYVVGEGFGNYNARTDPLTFNLVDPPERNTVGVPVGGWTAIRFKADNPGVWFVHCHFDDHLTWGLNMVFVVKNGNGNLASLEKPPPKLPKC
- the LOC131870241 gene encoding laccase-3-like isoform X1 is translated as MSLCSGYFSMVSSVVLLTFLALFDASARAHVHHSTFVIESTPITRLCQTHSRVIVNGEFPGPTLYVHNGDSVRVKTINKSNYNATIHWHGVRQIRTAWADGAGYITQCPIQAGVKYTYKFRIIAQEGTLWWHAHVSWLRATVHGAIVIYPKKGSSYPFPQPYSEFPIVLGEWWNKDPEAVERLLIQTGSAPNISDAFLINGQPGDLYSCSKSGTTKISVQRGKMYLLRIVNAAVNNHLFFKIASHNFTVVALDACYTKPYTTDIMLITPGQTADVLLTANQAIAKYYIVANVYTTQSIGFFDNTTTTAILSYVGSHSSTTPSLPQFPTYNDTATVTKFNKGLRSLASKEHPIEAPQNIDEKLLITIGLGLFPCRTNVTTNCQGPNNTRVTASMNNVSFVLPDIAILQAYYFGINGVFTTDFPSNPPIVFNYTSDNIPRSLWSPITGTKVKVLNYNATVQVVFQATNIFQPDDHPMHIHGYDFYVVGEGFGNYNARTDPLTFNLVDPPERNTVGVPVGGWTAIRFKADNPGVWFVHCHFDDHLTWGLNMVFVVKNGNGNLASLEKPPPKLPKC